The following is a genomic window from Streptomyces sp. NBC_01381.
AGATCGCCGTGCGCCCGCTGCCCGCGATGACGTCCCTGCGTGCCGTGCAGACGCTCACCGCGGGCATCGACCACGTGGAGCCCGGGCTCAAGTTCCTCGCGCCCGGCGTGCGGTTGTGCAATGCCAAGGGTGTCCATGAGGCCAGCACGGCGGAGCTCGCGCTCGCCCTGACCCTCGCCTCCCTTCGGGGCATCCCCGGATTCGTGGAGGGGCAGCGGCAGGAGGAGTGGCGCTCCGGGTTCTATCCGGCGCTTGCCGACAAGTCCGTGCTGATCGTGGGATACGGATCGATCGGTTCCGCCATCGAGGACCGGCTCGCCCCCTTCGAGTGCGCGCGGGTGGCGCGCGTCGCGCGCTCCGCCCGTGCCACGGAGCGCGGCCCCGTGCACCCGCTCGCCGACCTGCCGTCGCTGCTGCCCGAAGCCGACGTCGTCGTTGTCTCCACGCCCCTCACCGACACCTCCCGTGGCCTGGTGAACGCCGACTTTCTGGCCCACATGAAGGACGGCGCACTCCTGGTGAACGTCGCCCGCGGCCCCGTCGTCGACACCAAGGCGCTCCTCGCCGAACTGGAGAGCGGCCGC
Proteins encoded in this region:
- a CDS encoding 2-hydroxyacid dehydrogenase — encoded protein: MTTDVWLPYPADEIAGLPGASDSGLNYRFWDGGPEFPADPADCVFYVVPYMKATEIAVRPLPAMTSLRAVQTLTAGIDHVEPGLKFLAPGVRLCNAKGVHEASTAELALALTLASLRGIPGFVEGQRQEEWRSGFYPALADKSVLIVGYGSIGSAIEDRLAPFECARVARVARSARATERGPVHPLADLPSLLPEADVVVVSTPLTDTSRGLVNADFLAHMKDGALLVNVARGPVVDTKALLAELESGRITAALDVTDPEPLPAGHPLWHAPGVLISPHVGGSTSAFEPRAKRLLAAQLTRYVSGEPLDNVVLTTQ